The following proteins come from a genomic window of Legionella cherrii:
- a CDS encoding cation diffusion facilitator family transporter has product MSTHSHGDSHHHHGHDAAVTYGKAFIISIIANGLFVILQIVFAYLSHSTSLLADAFHNLGDVLGLVLAWIATVLMKRAPTMKATYGLKKISILSALANGILLVFTCGIIATDAVYKLFSPSEVQAVSVMIVAGVGIIINFATALLFARGSDDLNIRGAYLHLFYDALVSVGVVLSAALLYWTGWLWIDPIVGLCIALIILKGTWSLFAGSFRLIIDGVPENISWTAVSDFLLGKPGVKGFHDLHIWALSTQENAMSVHLYMPDAELSDALRSEWVEQLRHDFNIQHVTIQVEKTNINCNDACHHPKFL; this is encoded by the coding sequence ATGAGTACTCACTCACATGGTGATTCACATCACCATCACGGGCACGATGCTGCAGTTACTTATGGAAAAGCATTTATCATTTCGATAATCGCTAATGGTCTTTTTGTGATTTTACAGATAGTTTTTGCTTATTTATCTCATTCGACCAGTTTATTGGCTGATGCGTTTCACAATTTAGGTGATGTTTTGGGTTTAGTTTTAGCATGGATTGCTACGGTACTGATGAAACGTGCACCTACGATGAAGGCTACCTATGGTTTAAAAAAAATATCCATTCTCTCTGCGCTAGCAAATGGAATTTTATTAGTCTTTACCTGCGGAATTATTGCTACAGATGCAGTATATAAATTATTTTCGCCCTCAGAGGTTCAAGCAGTATCTGTAATGATCGTTGCTGGTGTAGGAATAATAATTAATTTTGCAACGGCACTTTTGTTTGCTCGTGGTTCTGATGACTTGAATATTCGAGGTGCCTATTTACATCTATTTTATGATGCTTTGGTTTCTGTTGGCGTCGTTCTATCTGCTGCGCTATTGTATTGGACTGGTTGGCTTTGGATAGACCCAATAGTTGGTTTATGCATTGCGTTAATTATATTAAAAGGAACGTGGTCCTTATTTGCTGGAAGTTTCAGACTTATCATCGATGGGGTTCCAGAAAATATTTCCTGGACTGCTGTTAGCGATTTTTTATTGGGTAAGCCAGGAGTAAAAGGATTCCATGACTTACATATTTGGGCCCTGAGCACCCAAGAAAATGCCATGTCAGTCCACTTATATATGCCTGATGCAGAACTTTCTGATGCATTAAGGTCCGAATGGGTTGAGCAATTACGCCATGACTTTAACATTCAACATGTGACCATTCAGGTAGAAAAGACTAATATAAATTGTAATGATGCATGTCATCATCCCAAATTTTTATAG
- a CDS encoding epoxyqueuosine reductase QueH, giving the protein MIERERLELPNAADKLLLHSCCAPCSGEVMEALISSEINFTIFFYNPNIHPVQEYEIRKNENINFAQKHNITFIDADYDKDNWFARAKGLEWEPERGKRCTMCFDMRFERTALYAHEHGFPVISSSLGISRWKDMNQINDCGIRAASKYPNLEYWTYNWRKNGGSERMYEIAKREEFYKQEYCGCVYSLRDTNAWRKQKERDRIKIGINYYTEEPKDEGAL; this is encoded by the coding sequence ATGATAGAAAGAGAGCGATTGGAATTACCTAACGCTGCAGACAAGTTATTACTGCATTCATGTTGTGCCCCCTGTTCTGGTGAGGTTATGGAGGCGCTTATTAGTTCGGAGATAAATTTTACGATCTTTTTTTATAATCCGAACATTCATCCTGTTCAAGAGTATGAAATCAGAAAAAACGAAAACATTAATTTTGCACAAAAACACAATATCACTTTCATCGATGCAGATTATGATAAAGACAACTGGTTTGCACGAGCCAAAGGTTTGGAATGGGAACCAGAGCGGGGTAAACGTTGCACCATGTGTTTTGATATGCGTTTTGAACGAACCGCCTTATATGCTCATGAGCATGGTTTTCCAGTGATCAGCAGTTCCTTGGGAATTTCCCGTTGGAAAGATATGAATCAAATTAATGATTGTGGCATTCGCGCTGCAAGTAAATATCCCAACTTGGAATACTGGACTTATAATTGGCGTAAAAATGGTGGATCAGAGCGTATGTATGAAATTGCAAAACGCGAGGAATTTTATAAGCAAGAATATTGTGGATGTGTTTATTCTTTACGTGATACCAATGCTTGGCGCAAACAAAAAGAACGTGATCGAATTAAAATCGGTATAAACTATTATACAGAAGAACCAAAAGACGAAGGAGCCTTATGA
- the orn gene encoding oligoribonuclease has product MKNNQNLIWIDLEMTGLEPEKDRIIELATVVTDPHLNVIAEGPVFAISQPKTLLDGMDSWNTKQHGQSGLVKRVLESQISEAQAEQSTIDFLKQYLDKGKSPMCGNSVCQDRRFLYKYMPELAAFFHYRNLDVSTLKELAIRWRPELLNGVVKESKHLALDDIKDSIAELVYYRHHFINLPDVPK; this is encoded by the coding sequence ATGAAAAATAATCAAAATTTAATTTGGATAGATTTGGAAATGACTGGGCTTGAGCCTGAAAAAGACAGGATCATCGAGCTTGCTACAGTTGTGACTGATCCTCATTTAAATGTAATTGCTGAGGGGCCCGTTTTTGCTATTTCCCAGCCTAAAACTTTACTGGATGGTATGGATTCTTGGAATACCAAACAACATGGGCAATCCGGCTTGGTCAAGCGAGTTTTGGAAAGCCAAATTAGTGAGGCGCAAGCAGAACAATCAACTATCGATTTCTTAAAACAGTATTTGGATAAAGGAAAATCACCAATGTGTGGTAATAGCGTGTGCCAAGACAGGAGATTTTTATACAAATACATGCCAGAACTTGCAGCGTTTTTTCATTACCGAAATTTGGATGTAAGCACGCTGAAAGAGTTAGCGATCCGTTGGCGGCCTGAGTTGTTGAATGGAGTAGTTAAAGAATCCAAGCACCTTGCATTAGACGATATTAAAGATTCCATTGCAGAATTGGTATATTATCGTCACCATTTTATAAATTTACCGGATGTACCCAAATGA
- a CDS encoding multifunctional CCA addition/repair protein: MKVYLVGGAVRDQLLNLPVNERDWVVVGSSPDDLLEKGFKQVGRDFPVFLHPETSEEYALARTERKSAPGYYGFTCNFSKTVTLEDDLARRDLTINAMAMDEQGHLVDPYQGRKDIEAKLLRHVSPAFVEDPVRVLRVARFAARFHHLGFKLADETRSLMYTMVQRGELTHLVAERVWQEWQKSLTEKNPEQFISTLRSCDALRVVLPEIDALFGIPNPYRYHHEVDSGIHTLLVLHAAAGLSPDPVVRFAALVHDLGKALSPMYNWPSHHGHEECGVAIIESLCSRLRIPNEYRALARMTSRFHLNIHRLFELKASTIVKLLEQSDAFRRPNLFYNMLIACQSDAEGCGRNIDYRQGKLWSYLLTECAKVNSQALITEGYQGEAIKHALHQRRVACVELILNSWKINEK, encoded by the coding sequence ATGAAAGTCTACTTGGTTGGTGGTGCTGTTCGTGATCAATTATTGAATCTTCCAGTAAATGAACGGGACTGGGTTGTTGTTGGTTCTAGCCCCGATGATTTATTAGAAAAAGGATTCAAACAGGTTGGGCGTGATTTTCCTGTTTTTTTGCATCCAGAGACCAGTGAAGAATATGCTTTAGCACGAACTGAAAGAAAATCTGCTCCAGGTTATTACGGTTTCACCTGCAATTTTAGTAAAACTGTAACTTTGGAAGATGATTTAGCACGCCGCGATTTAACAATTAATGCCATGGCTATGGATGAGCAGGGGCACCTTGTTGATCCTTATCAGGGGAGAAAGGATATAGAGGCTAAGCTACTTCGTCATGTATCCCCTGCTTTTGTAGAGGATCCAGTACGCGTGTTGCGTGTTGCTCGTTTTGCGGCGCGTTTTCATCATCTAGGCTTTAAATTGGCGGATGAAACCCGTTCATTAATGTATACGATGGTTCAAAGAGGCGAATTGACTCATTTGGTTGCTGAGCGAGTCTGGCAAGAATGGCAGAAAAGCTTAACGGAAAAAAATCCGGAGCAATTTATCAGTACCTTACGTTCCTGTGATGCATTACGCGTGGTTTTGCCTGAAATTGATGCATTATTTGGTATTCCCAACCCTTATCGGTACCATCATGAAGTAGATAGTGGTATTCATACTTTGCTGGTTTTACATGCAGCAGCAGGTTTATCGCCAGATCCGGTAGTCCGTTTTGCCGCATTAGTGCATGATTTAGGTAAGGCTTTGTCACCGATGTATAATTGGCCAAGTCATCATGGTCATGAGGAGTGTGGCGTTGCTATTATTGAGAGTTTATGTTCTCGACTACGTATCCCCAATGAGTATCGTGCCCTTGCAAGGATGACCTCGCGATTCCATTTGAATATACATCGCTTATTTGAATTAAAAGCAAGTACTATTGTGAAGCTTTTAGAGCAAAGTGATGCATTTCGCCGCCCTAATCTCTTCTATAATATGTTAATTGCATGTCAATCCGATGCAGAGGGCTGTGGCCGAAATATTGATTACCGACAAGGTAAATTATGGAGTTATTTGCTTACTGAATGTGCTAAAGTGAATAGCCAAGCCCTTATTACTGAAGGTTATCAGGGTGAAGCAATTAAACATGCGTTACATCAAAGACGAGTGGCATGTGTTGAACTGATATTAAACTCCTGGAAGATAAATGAAAAATAA